A window of Erpetoichthys calabaricus chromosome 12, fErpCal1.3, whole genome shotgun sequence contains these coding sequences:
- the LOC114663014 gene encoding apolipoprotein L2-like isoform X1, whose amino-acid sequence MDEESIQTILLDFQILQIIREDPTIRCNIIYSDISDVFRMLFEATEEELHCCLGEIEKTADEMDTVKKNAAIVSVAGSTAGVISGVLCIIGLALAPVTFGASTILTAVGTGVGVAAGAAGLGTGITETVLNRKDKEKVKKLLEKYTTALNEIRDFLGIERLTDNAGNDDLNKDSDKSDAAIKVASVTVKIASRAPLIVDDIARMADAASDGAAAIGRAVDGAADAAAIASRSAAIAGGVLSGVFIGVDIINICSNGYDLAKGQKNVFAKAIRKIAGEWRSELDSYRGLYEDFKKSRELAILYKQTLDKKQIMPSTSFSSSDTLLGILLVVLCFIIYILF is encoded by the exons atggatgaagaaagtATACAAACTATTCTCTTGGATTTTCAGATCCTGCAAATTATCAG GGAAGATCCCACAATCAGGTGCAATATCATATATTCAGACATTTCTGATGTCTTCAGGATGCTATTTGAAGCAACAGAGGAGGAACTACACTGCTGTTTAGGAGAAATTGAGAAAACTGCAGATGagatggacacagtgaagaagaaTGCTGCCATTGTCAGTGTGGCAGGGAGCACCGCAGGTGTGATTAGCGGTGTGTTGTGCATCATTGGTCTGGCATTGGCTCCAGTCACTTTTGGGGCATCTACTATCCTCACTGCTGTCGGAACTGGGGTGGGAGTAGCAGCTGGAGCTGCAGGGTTAGGTACAGGGATTACTGAGACAGTCCTTAATCGAAAAGACAAGGAAAAGGTCAAGAAACTCCTTGAGAAATATACCACAGCTTTGAATGAAATACGAGATTTTTTAGGAATTGAACGTTTAACAGACAATGCAGGTAATGATGATTTAAACAAAGATTCAGATAAATCTGATGCTGCTATAAAGGTAGCTTCTGTTACTGTAAAAATAGCTTCACGGGCTCCTCTGATTGTTGATGACATAGCCAGAATGGCAGATGCAGCAAGTGACGGTGCCGCAGCTATAGGCAGAGCTGTGGATGGCGCTGCAGATGCAGCAGCTATTGCATCACGGTCTGCTGCAATAGCTGGCGGAGTTTTAAGTGGCGTTTTTATTGGGGTAGATATTATCAACATCTGCTCAAATGGTTATGACCTTGCTAAAggtcaaaaaaatgtatttgcaaaaGCAATAAGGAAGATAGCGGGCGAGTGGAGGAGTGAGCTGGATTCGTATAGAGGCCTTTATGAGGACTTTAAAAAGAGTAGGGAGTTAGCCATTCTATATAAACAAACTTTGGATAAAAAGCAAATCATGCCTTcaacttcattttcttcttcagatACTTTACTTGGAATTCTGTTAGTTGTGCTCtgttttatcatttatattttattttag